One region of Rhodophyticola sp. CCM32 genomic DNA includes:
- the ruvX gene encoding Holliday junction resolvase RuvX: MICEDIQSFATALSPGRALIGLDFGTKTIGVAVSDRLLSVATPLETVKRVKFTADAARLFDLITAREIGGLVLGLPRNMDGSEGPRAQSTRAFARNLERIEGFRGLPLTFWDERLSTVAAERALLEADTTRKRRAEIIDHVAAGYILQGALDRLRHIRDQS; encoded by the coding sequence ATGATCTGCGAGGATATTCAGAGTTTTGCCACTGCCCTGTCGCCGGGCCGCGCGCTGATCGGGCTGGATTTCGGCACCAAGACCATTGGCGTGGCGGTCAGTGACCGGTTGCTGAGCGTGGCCACCCCGCTGGAAACCGTGAAACGGGTGAAATTCACCGCAGATGCGGCGCGGCTGTTCGACCTGATCACCGCGCGTGAGATCGGCGGGCTGGTTCTGGGCCTGCCGCGCAACATGGATGGCTCGGAAGGGCCGCGCGCGCAATCGACCCGGGCTTTCGCCCGCAATCTGGAGCGGATAGAGGGGTTCAGGGGCCTGCCCCTGACCTTCTGGGATGAACGTCTGAGCACGGTTGCGGCGGAACGCGCCCTGTTGGAGGCCGACACAACCCGAAAACGTCGCGCGGAGATCATTGATCATGTGGCCGCAGGGTATATCTTGCAGGGGGCGCTGGACCGCCTGCGCCATATTCGGGACCAATCATGA
- the ccmI gene encoding c-type cytochrome biogenesis protein CcmI, whose protein sequence is MGFWIVAGAGSVLVALAIWAGFFRPRGGDRPAAAYDLQVYRDQLKELERDVARGVLSEADATRAKAEVARRVLEADRALQAAGGAGSAGRRSDAGLLGAGLVAMVAGAIALYWQIGAPGYPDLPLETRVTLVEEARADRPGQAEVERSLPPRPPIATDPERAALVAELRQTMETRPEDIQGLTLLARNEAALGNFRAARLAQGRLVTLLGDQARPEQLVDLAEMMVLAAGGYVSPRRRRPCSARLRWTRATGLPAITQG, encoded by the coding sequence ATGGGATTTTGGATTGTCGCAGGCGCGGGTTCGGTGCTGGTGGCCCTGGCGATCTGGGCGGGGTTTTTCCGACCGCGCGGCGGGGACAGACCGGCAGCGGCCTATGACCTTCAGGTCTATCGCGACCAGCTGAAAGAGCTGGAGCGCGATGTCGCGCGCGGTGTGCTGTCGGAAGCGGATGCGACCCGGGCAAAGGCCGAGGTGGCGCGCCGGGTTCTGGAGGCTGATCGCGCGCTTCAGGCCGCCGGGGGCGCGGGGTCGGCCGGGCGGCGCAGCGATGCGGGGCTTCTTGGCGCGGGTCTGGTGGCGATGGTGGCCGGTGCGATAGCGCTTTATTGGCAGATCGGCGCGCCGGGCTATCCCGATCTGCCGCTGGAGACACGGGTAACCCTGGTGGAGGAGGCCCGCGCGGACCGGCCCGGTCAGGCGGAGGTGGAGCGCAGCCTGCCGCCCCGCCCGCCGATTGCCACAGACCCGGAGCGCGCGGCACTGGTGGCCGAATTGCGCCAGACGATGGAGACGCGGCCCGAGGATATTCAGGGGCTGACGCTTCTGGCCCGGAACGAGGCGGCATTGGGCAATTTCCGCGCCGCAAGGCTGGCCCAGGGACGGCTGGTCACCCTGCTGGGGGATCAGGCCCGCCCGGAGCAGCTTGTGGATCTGGCCGAGATGATGGTGCTGGCGGCGGGCGGCTATGTCTCCCCGAGGCGGAGGCGACCCTGCTCAGCGCGCTTGAGATGGACCCGGGCAACGGGCCTGCCCGCTATTACGCAGGGCTGA
- a CDS encoding sarcosine oxidase subunit beta family protein, giving the protein MRRYSAFAIAREAARHHLGWDRAWRAPAPKQRYDVVIIGAGGHGLATAYYLGKNHGITNVAVIEKGWLGGGNTGRNTTIIRSNYLQDPSAAIFEKSRALYETLSQELNYNVMFSPRGVMMLAQTEPEIRGYQRTAHANALQGVATEFIGPARVKELCPIIAIDGPRYPVLGALWQPRGGTARHDAVAWGYARACSDMGMDIIQQCEVTGIRSKAGQVTGVETSKGAIACGRLGIVVAGHSSTLAGMAGFRLPIESVALQALVSEPVKPCMDVVVMANTVHGYLSQSDKGEMVIGGGTDGFNNYTQRGSFHHIEETVRALIETFPMLSRLKMLRQWGGIVDITGDRSPIISPTPLGGCFINCGWGTGGFKAIPGSGWGFAELIARGQSPLTAAFGLDRFREGRFIDESVAAGVAH; this is encoded by the coding sequence ATGCGCCGCTATTCCGCCTTTGCCATCGCCCGAGAGGCCGCGCGCCACCATCTGGGCTGGGACCGTGCCTGGCGCGCGCCCGCGCCGAAACAGCGCTATGATGTGGTGATCATCGGGGCAGGGGGGCACGGGCTGGCCACGGCCTATTACCTTGGCAAAAACCACGGCATCACCAATGTGGCGGTGATCGAGAAAGGCTGGCTTGGCGGTGGCAATACGGGCCGCAACACCACCATCATCCGCTCGAACTACCTGCAGGACCCGTCTGCCGCGATTTTCGAGAAATCCCGCGCGCTTTATGAAACCCTGTCCCAGGAGCTGAACTACAATGTCATGTTCAGCCCGCGCGGGGTGATGATGCTGGCCCAGACCGAACCTGAAATCCGCGGCTATCAGCGCACCGCCCATGCCAATGCGCTGCAGGGGGTGGCCACGGAATTCATCGGCCCGGCCCGGGTGAAGGAATTATGCCCGATCATCGCCATCGACGGCCCGCGCTATCCGGTTCTGGGGGCGCTCTGGCAGCCCCGGGGCGGCACCGCGCGCCATGATGCGGTGGCCTGGGGCTATGCCCGGGCCTGTTCCGACATGGGCATGGATATCATCCAGCAATGCGAGGTGACCGGCATCCGTTCGAAAGCCGGGCAGGTGACGGGCGTTGAAACCAGCAAGGGCGCCATCGCCTGCGGCAGGCTTGGCATTGTGGTCGCAGGCCATTCCAGCACCCTTGCCGGGATGGCGGGCTTTCGCCTGCCGATTGAATCCGTCGCCCTTCAGGCGCTGGTGTCCGAACCCGTCAAACCCTGCATGGATGTGGTGGTGATGGCCAACACCGTGCATGGCTATCTCAGCCAGTCCGACAAGGGTGAGATGGTGATCGGCGGCGGCACGGACGGGTTCAACAATTACACGCAGCGCGGCTCGTTCCATCATATCGAGGAAACCGTGCGCGCCCTGATTGAAACCTTCCCGATGCTCTCGCGCCTGAAAATGCTGCGCCAATGGGGCGGGATCGTGGATATCACCGGCGATCGCTCACCGATCATCTCCCCCACGCCTCTGGGCGGCTGTTTCATCAATTGTGGCTGGGGCACGGGCGGGTTCAAGGCTATCCCCGGATCGGGCTGGGGCTTTGCCGAACTGATCGCCAGGGGCCAGTCCCCCCTGACCGCGGCCTTCGGGCTGGACCGGTTCCGCGAAGGACGGTTCATAGATGAAAGCGTGGCAGCGGGGGTGGCGCATTGA
- a CDS encoding TfoX/Sxy family protein has translation MPHNPDMAKQMRQDLGDLEGLTEQKMFGGLCYLHHGNMIGGVGPKGALYRTGKGALARALTLPGTTQMEMGGRKMGGFARLSNDAFADETTRLALTRMALDFVTTLPPKAPRS, from the coding sequence ATGCCCCATAACCCTGATATGGCCAAACAGATGCGCCAGGATCTCGGCGATCTCGAAGGCCTGACCGAGCAAAAGATGTTCGGTGGCCTGTGCTACCTGCATCATGGCAATATGATCGGCGGGGTCGGGCCGAAAGGCGCGCTCTACCGCACGGGCAAGGGCGCGCTGGCCAGGGCGCTTACCTTGCCCGGCACCACCCAGATGGAAATGGGGGGCCGCAAAATGGGCGGTTTTGCCCGCCTGTCAAACGACGCCTTCGCCGATGAGACCACCCGTCTGGCCCTCACCCGGATGGCGCTTGATTTTGTCACAACCCTGCCGCCGAAGGCGCCCAGATCATGA
- a CDS encoding sarcosine oxidase subunit delta — MLILTCPYCGLRADETELAPGGEAHLKRVGPGSDDADFEAYLFHRANLKSVHFERWRHAYGCGKWFLAARDTATLEVFGTYPAQSTEPPAEILDRIKARQPGWTPS, encoded by the coding sequence ATGCTGATCCTGACCTGCCCCTATTGCGGCCTCCGCGCCGATGAGACAGAGCTTGCCCCGGGCGGGGAGGCGCATCTGAAACGCGTCGGTCCCGGGTCGGACGACGCGGATTTCGAGGCCTATCTGTTCCACCGCGCCAATCTCAAAAGCGTGCATTTCGAACGCTGGCGCCATGCCTATGGCTGCGGCAAATGGTTCCTCGCCGCCCGCGACACGGCCACATTGGAGGTGTTCGGCACCTATCCCGCCCAAAGCACGGAACCGCCCGCTGAGATCCTTGACAGGATCAAGGCCAGACAGCCGGGATGGACCCCGTCATGA
- a CDS encoding sarcosine oxidase subunit gamma, which translates to MSDHSALPGAEAISRAAHLREIGLQGMVTLKADMDASAVARAVRAATGLALPEPRGIVSSDMQSVAWMAPDELLILCAHDTADALVTDLGEALKDQPHLAVNVSDARAVFALDGPGAREVLAKLAPVDLHPDSFRPGEMRRTRLAQAAAAFWMPEEHSFRVICFRSVARYVFDLLALSAKDGGRVGYF; encoded by the coding sequence ATGTCTGACCACAGCGCCCTGCCGGGGGCAGAGGCAATCAGCCGCGCCGCACATCTGCGGGAAATCGGGCTGCAGGGGATGGTGACGCTCAAGGCGGATATGGATGCCTCTGCGGTGGCCCGCGCGGTCAGGGCGGCAACAGGTCTGGCGCTGCCGGAGCCACGCGGGATTGTCAGCTCTGACATGCAGTCTGTCGCCTGGATGGCCCCCGATGAGCTTCTGATCCTCTGTGCCCATGACACGGCCGATGCGCTGGTGACCGATCTGGGCGAGGCGCTGAAGGATCAGCCTCATCTGGCGGTCAATGTCTCGGACGCCCGCGCGGTTTTTGCGCTGGACGGCCCCGGCGCGCGGGAGGTTCTGGCGAAACTGGCCCCGGTCGATCTGCACCCCGACAGTTTCCGGCCCGGAGAGATGCGGCGCACCCGGCTGGCGCAGGCCGCCGCCGCCTTCTGGATGCCGGAGGAGCACAGTTTCCGCGTCATCTGCTTCCGCTCGGTGGCGCGCTATGTGTTCGATCTGCTTGCCTTGAGCGCCAAAGACGGCGGCAGGGTCGGGTATTTCTAA
- a CDS encoding superoxide dismutase, with product MTFELPDLPYAHDALAANGMSQETLEYHHDLHHKAYVDNGNKLIAGTEWADKPMEEIITGTYDAGAVAQNGIFNNISQLWNHNQFWEMMGPGASTMPEELETRITDAFGSVDEFKSQFSAAGAGQFGSGWAWLVVDTDGSLKVTKTENGVNPLCFGQTALLGCDVWEHSYYIDFRNKRPAYLTNFLDNLVNWENVAERLAAA from the coding sequence ATGACATTCGAACTTCCCGACCTTCCCTACGCCCATGATGCACTGGCCGCGAACGGCATGTCGCAGGAAACCCTGGAATATCACCATGACCTGCACCACAAGGCCTATGTGGACAATGGCAACAAGCTGATCGCAGGCACCGAATGGGCCGACAAACCGATGGAAGAGATCATCACCGGCACCTATGATGCGGGCGCGGTGGCACAGAATGGTATCTTCAACAATATCAGCCAGTTGTGGAACCATAATCAGTTCTGGGAGATGATGGGCCCCGGCGCTTCGACCATGCCCGAAGAGCTTGAGACGCGGATCACCGATGCGTTCGGATCGGTCGATGAATTCAAATCGCAGTTTTCCGCCGCAGGGGCGGGGCAGTTCGGCTCTGGCTGGGCCTGGCTGGTGGTCGATACCGATGGCAGCCTGAAGGTTACCAAGACCGAAAATGGCGTGAACCCGCTTTGCTTCGGGCAGACAGCGCTTCTGGGCTGCGATGTGTGGGAACATTCCTACTATATCGACTTCCGCAACAAACGGCCCGCGTACCTGACCAACTTCCTCGACAATCTGGTGAACTGGGAAAACGTGGCGGAACGGCTGGCTGCGGCCTGA
- a CDS encoding GNAT family N-acetyltransferase, translating to MTDMPELRPAKAADLPALQILYQHLIPGERPASPDVAEDRLTALAAYPGSAVLVADLAGDLIATVTLIIVPNMTRGGAPYAFIENVVTHADFRGQGHGTRLLSEAERRAWDAGCYRIMIVSGDHNSTAHALYRSAGYSGSKIGFQKRRIADRHPVR from the coding sequence ATGACCGACATGCCCGAACTTCGCCCGGCAAAAGCCGCTGATCTGCCCGCGCTTCAGATACTCTATCAACATCTGATCCCGGGAGAGAGGCCTGCATCACCGGACGTGGCCGAGGATCGTCTGACCGCCCTGGCTGCCTATCCCGGCAGCGCGGTTCTGGTTGCTGATCTGGCGGGCGATCTGATTGCCACTGTGACGCTGATCATCGTGCCCAACATGACCCGTGGCGGCGCCCCATATGCGTTTATCGAAAATGTCGTGACCCATGCGGATTTCCGGGGGCAGGGCCATGGCACCCGGCTTCTGTCAGAGGCTGAACGGCGGGCCTGGGATGCAGGCTGCTACCGGATCATGATTGTCAGCGGCGATCACAACAGCACGGCCCATGCCCTTTACCGGAGTGCAGGCTATTCCGGGTCCAAGATCGGCTTTCAGAAGCGCAGGATTGCAGACCGCCACCCGGTCCGATAG
- the rarD gene encoding EamA family transporter RarD, with the protein MTEPVKGVLAMIGACTIWGLSPIFYKLLSDVPPLEVLAHRTLWSVIVFGLALAGQGRLRDLRPALSGRRVLLLVFVAAMMISANWFLFIFSIQVGRTVESALGYYIFPLVAVLIGAVVLKEKLGKAQLAAVGLAALAVTILTLGLGVAPWISLTLGVTFGMYGLLKRWVAAGPVVSVTSEVLLISPLALGYLLWLGPGQGAFGNDLWASLFLVLSGPLTALPLILFSYAAKRAAMSTIGLVQYLNPTLQFGSAVLILGERVTLWHAIAFPIIWVALMIYSWASLRRPQAPAPT; encoded by the coding sequence ATGACTGAGCCTGTGAAAGGCGTTCTGGCGATGATCGGAGCCTGCACGATCTGGGGTCTGTCGCCGATTTTCTACAAGCTTTTGTCGGATGTGCCGCCGCTGGAGGTTCTGGCCCATCGCACGCTGTGGTCGGTGATCGTGTTCGGGCTGGCTCTGGCCGGGCAGGGGCGGCTGCGGGACCTGCGCCCGGCGCTCTCAGGTAGGCGGGTTCTGCTGCTGGTCTTTGTGGCCGCGATGATGATTTCGGCCAACTGGTTTCTGTTCATCTTTTCGATACAGGTGGGCCGGACGGTGGAATCCGCACTTGGATATTACATCTTTCCGCTGGTTGCCGTGCTGATCGGGGCCGTGGTTCTGAAAGAGAAACTGGGCAAGGCGCAACTGGCCGCTGTGGGGCTGGCGGCGCTGGCAGTGACAATCCTGACCCTGGGTCTGGGGGTTGCCCCCTGGATTTCGCTGACCCTGGGGGTGACCTTCGGCATGTACGGGTTGTTGAAACGATGGGTTGCGGCGGGGCCTGTGGTGTCGGTGACAAGCGAGGTGCTGCTGATCAGCCCGCTGGCGCTTGGTTATCTGCTTTGGCTTGGGCCCGGGCAGGGGGCTTTTGGCAATGATCTGTGGGCCAGCCTGTTTCTGGTCCTGTCCGGCCCGCTGACGGCGCTGCCGCTGATCCTGTTTTCCTACGCGGCCAAACGTGCGGCCATGTCCACCATCGGGCTGGTGCAATATCTGAACCCGACGCTGCAATTCGGCTCGGCCGTGCTGATCCTGGGGGAGAGGGTGACGCTGTGGCACGCCATCGCCTTCCCGATCATCTGGGTTGCGCTGATGATCTATTCCTGGGCCAGTCTCAGGCGGCCGCAAGCTCCAGCGCCGACATAA
- a CDS encoding TIGR00730 family Rossman fold protein, with protein sequence MSFSVCVYCGSRPGADPEYMADATALGDGLARAGMRLVYGAGDVGLMGAVARAAQAQSGDTFGVIPTHLLAREMGKRDLNRLVITENMHERKKVMFMNSDAIVVLPGGAGSLDEFFEVLTWRQLGLHDKPIFLMNTAGYWDPLIAMMAHLVTQGFAEDSLLDLYRPVDTVPALMSALELAAA encoded by the coding sequence TTGTCATTCTCTGTCTGTGTCTATTGCGGCTCTCGCCCCGGGGCTGATCCGGAATATATGGCCGATGCCACCGCCCTGGGCGATGGCCTTGCCCGGGCGGGCATGCGGCTGGTTTACGGGGCGGGCGATGTGGGGCTTATGGGCGCCGTGGCCCGCGCCGCACAGGCCCAGAGCGGGGACACATTCGGGGTTATCCCCACCCATCTTCTGGCCCGCGAAATGGGCAAACGCGACCTCAACCGCCTTGTCATCACCGAGAATATGCATGAGCGCAAGAAAGTGATGTTCATGAATTCCGATGCCATCGTGGTTCTGCCCGGCGGCGCGGGATCACTGGACGAATTCTTTGAAGTGCTTACCTGGCGGCAATTGGGCCTGCATGACAAACCGATCTTTCTGATGAACACTGCGGGTTACTGGGACCCGCTGATCGCGATGATGGCCCATCTGGTGACCCAGGGCTTTGCCGAGGACAGCCTGCTGGACCTGTACCGCCCCGTCGACACCGTGCCCGCCCTTATGTCGGCGCTGGAGCTTGCGGCCGCCTGA
- a CDS encoding LysM peptidoglycan-binding domain-containing protein translates to MAAGFSGIGLSGATLAISVGAVASVAVLGVVGWVVLSAPEDETAPMPASAEQGDTSSPEMPVAVETEVSPDDPEPESATAETASETAAVAPAPEPEPEPAAEPRPPQIDLVRVETSGATIVAGRAEPGAEVTLILDGAGIEATRVDETGAFVAMLTLPSSDAPRMLSLSMALDEGETIPSRESVIIAPTQRPAEALIARADGVAPDTEEGVAPGVAQETSAPAADNTADADPAPAEPEPQAPAVLIADDSGVRVVQPADDGPVVQDQIALDTITYNPEGAVVLAGRGQAETDLRVYLDNLPIHLAEINAVGEWQAELPQVDPGTYTLRVDQLGAEGQVISRVETPFLREEPAVLAAIPEPDETISVVTVQPGFTLWGIARDLLGEGTLYVQVYEANQELIRNPDLIYPGQVFAIPESVSE, encoded by the coding sequence ATGGCCGCAGGATTTTCAGGCATCGGGCTGAGCGGTGCGACGCTGGCAATCAGCGTCGGCGCGGTGGCGTCCGTCGCGGTGCTGGGCGTGGTTGGCTGGGTGGTTCTTTCCGCCCCGGAGGATGAGACCGCCCCGATGCCCGCTTCTGCGGAACAGGGGGATACGTCTTCGCCCGAGATGCCCGTGGCGGTTGAAACCGAGGTGAGCCCGGATGACCCGGAACCGGAGAGTGCGACGGCCGAAACCGCCTCTGAAACCGCTGCGGTCGCCCCGGCCCCCGAGCCGGAGCCGGAGCCAGCGGCAGAGCCGCGGCCGCCGCAGATCGACCTGGTGCGGGTGGAAACCAGTGGTGCCACGATCGTTGCGGGCCGGGCAGAGCCGGGTGCCGAGGTGACGCTGATCCTTGACGGGGCCGGGATTGAAGCGACCCGTGTGGATGAAACCGGCGCATTTGTTGCGATGCTGACCCTGCCGAGCTCGGATGCGCCCCGGATGCTCAGCCTGTCCATGGCTTTGGATGAAGGTGAAACCATACCCTCCCGGGAAAGCGTTATCATTGCCCCGACACAAAGACCGGCAGAGGCATTGATCGCCCGGGCCGATGGTGTTGCACCCGATACCGAGGAGGGCGTGGCCCCCGGGGTGGCGCAGGAGACTAGCGCGCCTGCTGCTGATAATACGGCAGATGCAGACCCGGCCCCTGCTGAGCCCGAGCCGCAGGCGCCCGCCGTTCTGATTGCCGATGACAGCGGCGTCAGGGTGGTGCAACCGGCGGATGACGGCCCTGTCGTGCAGGATCAGATTGCGCTGGATACCATCACCTATAACCCCGAGGGCGCGGTTGTGCTGGCCGGGCGCGGGCAGGCGGAAACCGATCTCAGGGTCTATCTGGACAATCTGCCGATCCATCTGGCCGAGATCAACGCGGTGGGCGAATGGCAGGCGGAACTGCCGCAGGTTGACCCCGGCACCTATACCCTGCGGGTGGATCAGCTGGGTGCTGAGGGGCAGGTGATCAGCCGGGTCGAAACCCCGTTCCTGCGTGAGGAACCCGCAGTTCTGGCCGCGATCCCCGAACCGGATGAGACGATTTCGGTGGTGACCGTGCAGCCCGGCTTCACCCTTTGGGGCATCGCCCGGGATCTGTTGGGGGAGGGCACGCTCTATGTGCAGGTTTACGAGGCCAATCAGGAACTGATCCGCAATCCCGATCTGATTTATCCCGGTCAGGTCTTTGCAATCCCTGAAAGCGTCTCGGAATAA
- a CDS encoding ABCB family ABC transporter ATP-binding protein/permease, translating into MPTEFPIPGDTAETRERRSGWRTIRKVSPYLWPEGQTWVKRRVVLALAMLVVAKLIAVFTPFLYKAAVDGLAGDSDGSAAWLLMFGAVGVTIAYGMARAANVGFQQLRDVAFAKVGQRALRQLALETFEHIHALSLRYHITRKTGGLSRIIERGVKGVDFLLRFLLFSVGPLILELLLTGIILAVVFDIAYLLVLAVTIAIYIWFTFKVTEWRVKIRKQMNDQDTDANQKAIDSLLNFETVKYFGAEDREAVRYDGAMEGYETAALKTSYSLAALNFGQSLIITTGLVIVMVMAAFGVQNGSLTVGDFVMVNAYMIQITMPLNFLGTVYREIRQSLVDMGEMFDLLEQPAEVKDRPGAPDLVCTEGEVVFEDVIFGYDAARPILKGVSFRVGPGETIALVGPSGSGKSTIGRLLFRFYDVEAGAIRIDGQDLREVTQSSLHALIGVVPQDTVLFNDTIRYNIAYGRPEAGFAEIEAAARAAKIHGFIEALPDGYETAVGERGLKLSGGEKQRVGIARTLLKNPPILLLDEATSALDTETERDIQEELKMMGQGRSVITIAHRLSTVVEADQIIVLEQGEIVEQGTHEVLVTLGGRYAAMWHRQMAEEDAV; encoded by the coding sequence ATGCCGACCGAGTTTCCGATACCAGGTGACACTGCCGAAACCCGCGAACGGCGGAGCGGGTGGCGCACGATCCGCAAGGTTTCCCCCTATCTCTGGCCGGAGGGGCAAACCTGGGTGAAACGGCGCGTGGTGCTGGCGTTGGCCATGCTGGTGGTGGCCAAGCTGATCGCGGTGTTCACGCCTTTTCTCTACAAGGCCGCCGTTGACGGGCTGGCGGGCGACAGCGATGGCTCTGCCGCCTGGCTGCTGATGTTCGGTGCGGTGGGTGTGACCATCGCCTATGGCATGGCGCGGGCGGCGAATGTGGGGTTTCAGCAATTGCGCGACGTGGCCTTTGCGAAAGTGGGCCAGCGGGCGTTGCGGCAACTGGCGCTGGAGACCTTTGAACATATCCATGCGCTCAGCCTGCGCTATCACATCACCCGCAAGACCGGGGGCCTCAGCCGGATCATTGAGCGCGGTGTGAAAGGCGTCGATTTCCTGCTGCGGTTCCTGCTGTTTTCGGTGGGCCCGCTGATCCTTGAGCTGTTGCTGACCGGGATCATTCTGGCGGTGGTGTTCGACATCGCCTATCTGCTGGTGCTGGCCGTCACCATCGCCATCTATATCTGGTTCACCTTCAAGGTCACCGAATGGCGGGTGAAGATCCGCAAGCAGATGAATGATCAGGATACGGATGCCAACCAGAAGGCCATCGACAGTCTGCTGAATTTCGAGACCGTGAAATATTTCGGGGCCGAGGACCGTGAGGCGGTGCGGTATGATGGTGCGATGGAAGGCTATGAGACCGCCGCGCTCAAGACCTCCTATTCGCTGGCGGCGCTGAATTTCGGCCAATCCCTGATCATCACCACCGGGCTGGTGATTGTGATGGTGATGGCCGCATTTGGGGTACAGAATGGCAGCCTGACCGTGGGCGATTTCGTCATGGTCAACGCCTATATGATCCAGATCACCATGCCGCTGAATTTTCTGGGCACGGTCTATCGCGAGATCCGTCAGAGCCTGGTCGATATGGGCGAGATGTTCGACCTTCTGGAACAGCCCGCCGAGGTCAAGGACCGGCCCGGGGCGCCGGATCTGGTCTGCACCGAGGGCGAGGTGGTGTTCGAGGATGTGATCTTTGGCTATGACGCGGCGCGCCCGATTTTGAAAGGCGTGTCCTTTCGCGTGGGGCCGGGGGAAACGATCGCTCTGGTCGGCCCGTCGGGTTCAGGCAAATCCACGATCGGGCGGCTTTTGTTCCGGTTTTATGATGTGGAGGCCGGGGCGATCCGCATCGACGGGCAGGATCTGCGCGAGGTCACCCAGAGCAGCCTGCATGCCCTGATCGGCGTGGTGCCTCAGGATACCGTGTTGTTCAACGACACAATCCGCTACAACATCGCCTATGGACGGCCCGAGGCCGGTTTTGCCGAGATTGAAGCAGCGGCGCGGGCGGCGAAAATCCATGGTTTTATCGAGGCCCTGCCGGATGGGTATGAAACCGCTGTGGGGGAACGGGGCCTGAAGCTTTCAGGCGGGGAAAAGCAACGGGTGGGGATCGCCCGGACCCTGCTGAAGAACCCGCCGATCCTGCTGCTGGATGAAGCGACCTCGGCGCTTGATACCGAGACTGAGCGGGATATTCAGGAAGAGTTGAAAATGATGGGGCAGGGGCGTTCTGTCATCACCATCGCCCATCGGTTATCGACCGTGGTTGAGGCCGATCAGATCATCGTGCTGGAACAAGGTGAGATTGTGGAGCAGGGCACCCATGAGGTGCTGGTGACGCTTGGCGGGCGGTATGCGGCCATGTGGCACCGGCAGATGGCCGAAGAGGATGCGGTCTGA